The genomic window GGCGGACGACGTGACGTGGCGTCGTACTGCCGGCACCGATGGATCGCCGCCCACACCGAAGGCCCGATCCGGGGCGAACGAGAACATATAACGATCCCGTCATCGGGACAGTTCGATCGGTCGAACCGGGCCTCCCCGCCATCGAGAAACCAGCGAGTGGAACAATCGCACGCAAGAGCGTGTGAGGCGGCTGTAGACCATCCTTCATCGACGATGAACATGGTTGTGATAAATTGGTAGAAACTCCCCATCAGTTCAGCAATCCAACAATTTTAATAGAGGAGGGTAGGAGGGCTTACCTATGTCAGTAGTAGGGGGTCGAACGAGCGTATGACACCGAAACTCACGTCGTATCTGCTTCCGTCATTTATACAGCGTCGGTACACCGCGAAGTTCGTCGTCTCGATTCTGTTCGTCGTCCTGGCAATCGGGATCGTGGGATACGTGGGGTACGCACAGGTCAACACGACGATCGAGGACAGCAGACAGGATACACTCAGATCCAGCGCCGAGATGCAGGCCGACTCGCTCGACGAGTGGTCCCAGTTGATGGAACAGCAGTCCCGCGCGATCGGGAACCTCGAGAACGTCGCCAACGGTGACGGCGAAGCGATCACCTCCTACGAGGCGCACCTCGACGACTACGTCGCGATACACGTGATCGACTTCTCGAACGACACCGTCGTATTCTCGACGGTCGACACCATCGAGGGGAACGATTTCGAATCCGTCGACGATCCCTGGGCGTCGGAATCGCTTCAGGAGGAGTTCTTCGGTGGCACCATGTGGATGTCCGAGGGGAGCTACGAGTCCAACGCGCTCTCGGGAACGCAGGCGATCGCGTTCGCGACGCCCACCTCGACGAACTCCGAGCGGGTCGTCGTGATCGACGCGGCGATCCAGACGCGAATCGACCAGCTTACCCAGCAGCACTCGACGCAGTCGACAGACATCGTCAACGCCGACTACCAGTACGTACTCAGCCAAAATTCCGAGACGGCCGACGGCACGATCGACGACCAGAACCAGCGGGAGGCGATCGACGCCGCCCTCGAGACCAGGAACGTTCAGTTCACCTCCAACGGGGGCGAACTGCGCGCCTACGCACCAGTCAACGGTCCGGGGACGGCCGACGACTGGGTCGCCGTGACGAGCATCCCCAAGAGCGACGCGTACGTAGTCCGGGACACCGTCGGGCAGAGCGTCCTGATGATCCTCGCCGTCGCCTTCCTCTCGCTGGGCATCATGGGCTTCGTCCTCGGTCGTCAGACCGTGACGCCGCTCCGACGGCTCCAGTCGAAGGCCCAGTCCATGGAGGAGGGCAAACTCGACGTGGACCTCGAGACCGGCCGCAAGGACGAGATCGGGCAGCTCTACAGCGCCTTCGACGACATGCGACGGTCGCTGCGCGAGCAGATCCAGGAGGCCCAGTCCGCACGCGAAGAGGCCGAGGCCGAGCGCGAGCGCATCCAGCGGATCAACATGGAGCTCGAATCGACGGCGGACGACTACTCCACGGTGATGCAGCAGGCCGCCGACGGCGACCTCACCGCACGGATGGAGACCTCGACGGACAACGACGCGATGGCGGCCATCGCGGAGGAGTACAACGAGATGCTCGCCGAGATTGAAGAGACGGTGGAGGGCCTGAACGCGTTCGCCGCGGAAGTCGCGACCGCCTCCGAGCAGGTCACCGCCTCCAGCGAGGAGGTCCGCTCTGCCAGCGAGCAGATCAGCGACTCCGTCCAGGAGATCTCCGCCGGCGCCGAACGCCAGAACGACTCCCTCCAGACCGTCAACCAGGAGATGTCCGACCTCTCGACGACCACCGAGGAGATCGCCGCCTCGTCGAACGAGGTCGCCGACATCGCGGAACAGACGGCCGAGACCGGCAGGGCTGGTCGCGACGCCGCACAGGCCGCGATCGCCTCCATGCGCGAGATCGAGGACGAGTCCAGCCGGGCGGTCGAGGAGATCGCGCAGCTCGAACAGGAGGTCTCCCAGATCGACGAACTGATCGAGCGGATTCAGGAGATCTCAGACCAGACCAACATGCTCGCGCTCAACGCCAACATCGAGGCCTCTCGCACCACCGGCGGCGAAGAGGATGGCGGCTTCGGCGTCGTGGCCCAGGAGGTCAAGGAGCTCTCCCAGGACGCCAAGGACGCTGCCGAGGAGATCGAACACCGCCTCGAGTCGATTCGCGAGCAGACCCA from Salinarchaeum sp. Harcht-Bsk1 includes these protein-coding regions:
- a CDS encoding methyl-accepting chemotaxis protein, which gives rise to MTPKLTSYLLPSFIQRRYTAKFVVSILFVVLAIGIVGYVGYAQVNTTIEDSRQDTLRSSAEMQADSLDEWSQLMEQQSRAIGNLENVANGDGEAITSYEAHLDDYVAIHVIDFSNDTVVFSTVDTIEGNDFESVDDPWASESLQEEFFGGTMWMSEGSYESNALSGTQAIAFATPTSTNSERVVVIDAAIQTRIDQLTQQHSTQSTDIVNADYQYVLSQNSETADGTIDDQNQREAIDAALETRNVQFTSNGGELRAYAPVNGPGTADDWVAVTSIPKSDAYVVRDTVGQSVLMILAVAFLSLGIMGFVLGRQTVTPLRRLQSKAQSMEEGKLDVDLETGRKDEIGQLYSAFDDMRRSLREQIQEAQSAREEAEAERERIQRINMELESTADDYSTVMQQAADGDLTARMETSTDNDAMAAIAEEYNEMLAEIEETVEGLNAFAAEVATASEQVTASSEEVRSASEQISDSVQEISAGAERQNDSLQTVNQEMSDLSTTTEEIAASSNEVADIAEQTAETGRAGRDAAQAAIASMREIEDESSRAVEEIAQLEQEVSQIDELIERIQEISDQTNMLALNANIEASRTTGGEEDGGFGVVAQEVKELSQDAKDAAEEIEHRLESIREQTQRSAEEVEQTSEDVDEASTQVANAVEALEEIAEYAGETNTGVQEISAATEEQAATTEEVVAMVDEAATISEETTAESESVAAAAEEQTTALTEVSSSASDLSEQAARLSEALDRFDTDAEVEGAETRMLEGEALEGTGEGEEPAGEADDDGVDDDVDAFDHDVAVEDFGADAATEPEGGADEPAASPAAEPADEARGDEDVGTATDQTDEATDQTGEDVFDFGQAERSDAGSDPGEDDGAGDDSADVAEGALTDVSGVGDAKAEALRAAGYETVADLRAATQAQLAQVEGIGDALAVEIKEAVGHE